One region of Moraxella sp. ZY210820 genomic DNA includes:
- a CDS encoding M23 family metallopeptidase, which yields MLNFSKSFCQKLALVTLCSSILTLTACTTTTHYGSKQIRNIPVPLYYTVQYGDSLSKIGQKYALDYVSIAQINNIPAPYNLIHVGQKLRLKGAKRLQVMPNKNTTSTTTVSRPTPVINKPTPNTTISSNVYQQWFKPTLNHYSPTLNSSNYALYYFGQMNDPIYAVASGTVVYASPTNEYGDLARFGNLIMIQHDNGYVSVYAHNNNLLVHNGQSVQAGQQIATMGMSGLDVQQPMLAFQLKQNGQATDARKLIP from the coding sequence ATGTTAAATTTTTCTAAATCATTTTGTCAAAAATTAGCTTTAGTTACACTTTGCTCAAGTATTTTAACTTTAACTGCTTGTACCACTACAACACATTATGGTTCTAAACAAATCAGAAATATTCCTGTGCCTTTATATTATACAGTTCAATATGGCGATAGCTTAAGTAAAATCGGACAAAAATACGCTCTTGACTATGTGAGTATTGCCCAAATTAACAATATTCCAGCACCTTATAATTTAATTCATGTTGGGCAAAAATTACGCCTAAAAGGTGCTAAACGCTTACAAGTTATGCCAAATAAAAATACAACATCAACTACAACTGTTAGCAGACCAACACCTGTCATCAATAAACCAACACCAAATACCACAATATCATCAAACGTTTACCAACAATGGTTTAAACCAACATTAAATCACTACAGTCCTACGCTCAATTCATCTAATTATGCACTATACTATTTTGGGCAAATGAATGACCCAATTTATGCAGTGGCAAGTGGAACAGTAGTTTATGCCTCACCTACCAATGAGTATGGTGATTTAGCTCGTTTTGGTAATTTAATCATGATTCAACATGATAATGGTTACGTAAGTGTCTATGCCCATAATAATAATTTATTGGTACATAATGGGCAATCTGTACAAGCAGGTCAGCAAATCGCTACAATGGGTATGTCAGGTTTAGATGTGCAACAGCCTATGTTAGCATTTCAATTAAAACAAAATGGACAAGCAACAGATGCCCGTAAATTAATTCCTTGA
- a CDS encoding 3-oxoacyl-ACP reductase, with protein MTDKYQQFTTSTIGKMVVKNLGLPSPTILERFKSPTPVVSGAVLLGSSQGGIFGSNIAQILKHIHANTFVMGDDEQVQNLCKDAQLNTSAYNTEQKNSKFKAVIFDASGIENSEQLQQLYAFFNPIARQISVSGRVIIVGLNPNTASSVKQAIAQRALEGFVKSVAKEFKKGISAQLLYVDADAKDNIESSLRFLLSPRSAYVSGQVITVHKADVVQLDWNAPLAGKVAVVTGASRGIGEAIAQVLARDGAKVICLDVPQQLQDLERVARDISGEALAVDITADDAGEQIAKHAEALGGLDIIVHNAGITRDKTLANMKPEAWDLVMNINLSAIERINDYLLENKAVNFNGRIICVSSISGIAGNLGQTNYATSKAGVIGIVKYTAPHLENNITINAVAPGFIETQMTAQIPFAIREAGRRMNSMSQGGLPVDVAETIAYFASPASTGLNGNVVRVCGQSVLGA; from the coding sequence ATGACTGATAAATATCAACAATTTACAACATCAACAATTGGTAAAATGGTCGTCAAAAATCTAGGCTTACCATCGCCAACCATTTTAGAACGTTTTAAATCGCCAACGCCTGTGGTGAGTGGTGCGGTATTGTTGGGTTCAAGTCAAGGTGGGATATTTGGTTCAAACATCGCACAAATTTTAAAACATATTCATGCCAATACTTTTGTCATGGGTGATGATGAACAAGTGCAAAATCTTTGTAAAGATGCTCAATTAAACACATCAGCCTACAATACAGAGCAAAAAAATAGCAAATTTAAAGCTGTGATTTTTGATGCGTCAGGTATTGAAAATAGTGAACAATTACAACAACTTTACGCATTTTTTAATCCGATTGCTCGTCAAATTTCAGTATCTGGACGTGTAATTATTGTCGGTTTAAATCCAAATACTGCATCAAGCGTAAAACAAGCAATTGCTCAACGTGCTTTAGAAGGTTTTGTAAAATCTGTTGCAAAAGAATTTAAAAAAGGTATTTCAGCTCAATTATTATACGTTGATGCTGATGCCAAAGATAATATCGAAAGTTCATTACGTTTCTTATTATCGCCACGTTCAGCCTATGTTTCAGGACAAGTGATTACTGTACACAAAGCAGATGTGGTACAACTCGATTGGAATGCACCATTGGCAGGTAAAGTCGCTGTAGTTACTGGTGCAAGTCGTGGCATTGGTGAAGCAATCGCTCAGGTGTTGGCTCGTGATGGAGCAAAAGTGATTTGTTTAGATGTGCCACAACAATTACAAGATTTAGAACGTGTGGCTCGTGATATTTCAGGTGAAGCCTTAGCTGTAGATATTACCGCTGATGATGCAGGTGAACAAATTGCGAAACACGCTGAAGCATTGGGTGGCTTAGATATTATCGTGCATAATGCTGGTATTACTCGTGATAAAACCCTTGCCAATATGAAACCAGAGGCATGGGATTTAGTGATGAATATTAACCTATCTGCGATTGAACGTATTAACGATTATTTATTGGAAAATAAAGCAGTTAATTTTAATGGTCGTATTATTTGCGTGTCGTCAATTAGTGGTATTGCAGGTAATTTAGGACAAACCAATTATGCGACATCAAAAGCAGGTGTGATTGGTATCGTTAAATATACGGCACCGCATTTAGAAAATAATATTACCATTAATGCTGTTGCTCCGGGGTTTATCGAAACACAAATGACCGCTCAAATTCCATTTGCCATTCGTGAAGCAGGTCGCCGTATGAATTCGATGAGTCAAGGCGGTTTACCTGTCGATGTGGCGGAAACGATTGCTTATTTTGCATCACCTGCATCGACTGGTTTAAATGGTAATGTGGTGCGTGTCTGTGGTCAAAGTGTGTTAGGGGCGTAA
- a CDS encoding WG repeat-containing protein — translation MLHFSFKFPCKILLSALLLGAMQQSMAYSIGMCEDYVPPIENIMDGEYHEIYCPSDGIVLLKNDSDDTKAPKAHYFSQHTGKKLFYYDDGTMFNDGVATVEKDGKWGLIDSNNKVIIPFQYDKLSITYKAPYWLIARQNEKEGMIDRQGQIKIPFEYDDIGQFSDGLARVEKDGKTAFINTHNKVVIDWTEREYETEFTHGLTYYHKNGKNHVVDSTGKILFSTPYHISYIDKNHIIIIHNEKYGLLNHQGKVILPPIYQYIASEKQGLIAVAKNNKLGFVDKHGKIIVPIQYDYQDEDYIYHTGKLYYINDVVKVRQVGKYGKWGLLNTQGKIVAPFIYDYMQHGLGDKTWDNSSFKNPPKRQQEQYWIAVWKNGKAGFIDNTGKIKIPLEYDEVFPYSEGKAAVVKNGKIGFIDAKNNTVVPFKYQYVRRSYAEGLPTSYQPYFFFGGKAMMLNPNVKYEDNQEYPDDYGDEKPFYIDERGQVIYGEYRPAKLK, via the coding sequence ATGCTTCATTTTTCATTTAAATTCCCATGCAAAATTTTGCTGAGTGCATTGTTATTGGGTGCAATGCAACAAAGTATGGCATATTCAATCGGTATGTGTGAAGATTATGTTCCACCAATTGAAAATATCATGGATGGGGAATATCACGAAATTTATTGCCCGAGTGATGGTATTGTGTTGCTAAAAAATGATAGTGATGATACAAAAGCACCTAAAGCCCATTATTTTTCTCAACACACAGGAAAAAAGTTATTCTATTATGATGATGGTACGATGTTTAATGATGGGGTGGCAACAGTAGAAAAAGATGGAAAATGGGGACTGATTGATAGCAATAATAAAGTGATTATTCCATTTCAATATGATAAATTATCTATCACGTATAAAGCACCTTATTGGTTGATTGCCCGTCAAAATGAAAAAGAAGGCATGATTGATAGACAAGGTCAAATTAAAATTCCATTTGAATATGATGATATTGGACAGTTTTCTGATGGTTTAGCCAGAGTTGAAAAAGATGGTAAAACTGCTTTTATCAATACCCATAATAAAGTCGTGATTGATTGGACAGAGCGGGAATATGAAACAGAGTTTACTCATGGTTTAACTTATTATCATAAAAATGGTAAAAATCATGTGGTTGATAGTACAGGAAAAATCTTATTTTCTACACCTTATCATATTAGCTATATTGATAAAAATCATATTATTATCATTCATAATGAAAAATATGGCTTACTTAATCATCAAGGTAAAGTGATTTTACCACCGATTTATCAATATATTGCCAGTGAAAAACAAGGCTTAATTGCTGTGGCTAAAAATAATAAACTTGGCTTTGTTGATAAACATGGTAAAATCATCGTACCAATACAATATGATTATCAAGATGAAGATTATATCTATCATACTGGTAAATTGTATTATATCAATGATGTAGTGAAAGTACGTCAAGTGGGTAAATATGGTAAATGGGGGTTATTAAATACGCAAGGGAAAATCGTTGCTCCATTTATTTATGATTATATGCAACATGGTTTAGGTGATAAAACATGGGATAATTCTTCTTTTAAAAATCCACCAAAACGACAGCAAGAACAATATTGGATTGCAGTGTGGAAAAATGGTAAAGCTGGTTTTATCGATAATACAGGGAAAATAAAAATCCCTTTAGAATATGATGAAGTTTTTCCATATTCAGAAGGTAAAGCTGCGGTAGTAAAAAATGGTAAAATTGGTTTTATTGATGCGAAAAATAACACCGTTGTACCATTTAAATATCAATATGTACGCCGTTCTTATGCTGAAGGATTACCTACTAGTTATCAACCATATTTCTTTTTTGGTGGTAAAGCGATGATGCTTAATCCAAATGTAAAATATGAAGATAATCAAGAATATCCTGATGACTATGGCGATGAAAAACCGTTTTATATTGATGAACGGGGGCAAGTGATATATGGAGAATATCGACCTGCAAAATTAAAGTAG
- a CDS encoding transferrin-binding protein-like solute binding protein — translation MKKSALLGLSLATALLTACGGGGGSSNPTPMVNNNGGGGNNNGGTTVVGTTTNNNAQTNTDKLDTTIQGNLLNLNNATAKRANNSATATAATTDKNIVVVNGQKLTFMQTGIGGNTINMNANNMARTGGSSNLQYTRYGYLREGSNAPVLFAQGNLAEKMPTTGQFIYTGKAAHIQNGEVKIKDAEFDVNYANKQISGQIRDEGTRNTIAILGAKIDGNKFNGTVGTFTTTGHFYGPNAEEMGGVYKNTTGNISGAFGAKK, via the coding sequence ATGAAAAAATCGGCTTTATTAGGTTTGAGCCTAGCAACTGCCCTTTTAACTGCTTGTGGCGGTGGTGGCGGTTCAAGTAACCCAACCCCAATGGTCAATAATAATGGCGGTGGCGGTAACAATAATGGTGGTACAACAGTGGTTGGTACCACGACCAATAATAACGCACAAACAAACACTGACAAATTAGATACGACCATTCAAGGTAATCTATTAAATCTGAATAATGCAACGGCTAAACGTGCTAATAATTCAGCAACTGCAACCGCTGCAACGACAGATAAAAATATTGTCGTGGTCAATGGTCAAAAATTGACTTTTATGCAAACTGGAATCGGTGGTAATACCATTAATATGAATGCAAACAATATGGCTCGTACGGGTGGTAGTTCTAATTTACAATACACACGCTACGGCTATTTACGTGAAGGTTCAAATGCTCCTGTACTCTTTGCTCAAGGGAATTTAGCTGAAAAAATGCCAACTACAGGTCAGTTTATTTATACAGGTAAAGCTGCTCACATCCAGAATGGTGAAGTAAAAATAAAAGATGCTGAGTTTGATGTAAACTACGCTAATAAACAAATCTCAGGTCAAATCCGAGATGAAGGTACACGTAATACGATTGCAATATTAGGTGCAAAAATTGATGGTAATAAGTTTAATGGTACTGTAGGTACATTTACCACTACAGGACATTTCTACGGTCCAAATGCTGAAGAAATGGGCGGTGTGTACAAAAATACCACAGGCAATATCAGCGGTGCATTTGGTGCAAAAAAATAA
- the mutS gene encoding DNA mismatch repair protein MutS → MSQSSATTAQALAHIDTHTPMMQHYLQVKKEYPNALLFYRMGDFYELFFDDAHTVVKILGITLTHRGKSNGQPIPMAGVPYHSADRYLTRLVKAGQAIAICEQVGEVTGKAPVEREVVRLITAGTLTDDNLLGQHQSSSLLALCIQQQQIGMALLDLSAGIFKVQQIEYKLEQFPLELARLMPSEIIIDEDMVDTNIIDIIKNTLECTITKRPNVDFNIKNADKTLCDQFGVSTLSGFGVDELPLAKASASALIHYAKETQKTALPHICSLRVENSQQYIAIDYITRKNLEITQPLFEHGTSLFSLINDCKTAMGGRLLHRFLMQPMRDTAILEQRLESIDILLQGYHETPIRLVLQEISDIERVLSRVALGSARPRDLVQLRQAFAQIPLLRHALQPILNTHTQGLLTELTQQLGDFQPLYEHLCHAIVELPPVVLRDGNVIATGFDPELDELRQMKDNAGDFLIQMELKERQRTGIANLKIAYNKVSGYFIELTRGQAENAPSDYIRRQTLKNAERFITPELKTFEDKILSADARALAREKYLFEQILKHLQQHIAELQQMSNAIAQLDVLCNFAYQARLRHWVRPEYTSDIGIEIIAGRHPVVEALSKTAFVANDTLLNQQHRLSIITGPNMGGKSTYMRQTALICILAYCGSFVPAQSAKLGSIDRIFTRIGSADDLSTGKSTFMVEMTETAQILHHATAHSLVLMDEVGRGTSTYDGLSLAWACVLDLSKRIKCLCLFATHYFELTELGNQAHIQNQHVTAVEANGNLILLHKVQAGPASQSHGLQVAKLAGIPTSVIKEAQKRLKILEKQQIATPQNQQADLFAESEDIIHHVEHNTQQQIMSSPQIEYIEVEKPSPIIKQLKQLNIDDLSPRQALEQLYQLKELLKE, encoded by the coding sequence ATGAGTCAATCATCAGCCACAACCGCCCAAGCTCTAGCACATATCGACACGCATACACCGATGATGCAACATTATTTACAGGTAAAAAAAGAATATCCAAACGCATTATTATTTTATCGTATGGGCGATTTTTATGAGTTATTTTTTGATGATGCTCATACTGTGGTTAAAATACTGGGTATTACCCTCACCCATCGTGGGAAAAGTAATGGGCAACCGATTCCAATGGCAGGTGTACCCTATCATTCAGCTGACCGTTATTTAACCCGTTTAGTCAAAGCAGGACAAGCCATTGCCATTTGTGAACAAGTGGGCGAAGTGACTGGCAAAGCCCCTGTTGAGCGTGAAGTCGTACGTTTAATCACCGCAGGTACATTGACTGATGATAATTTATTGGGACAACATCAATCATCAAGTTTATTGGCATTATGTATTCAACAACAACAAATCGGTATGGCATTATTGGATTTAAGTGCAGGGATTTTTAAAGTACAACAAATTGAATATAAATTAGAACAATTTCCATTAGAATTAGCACGTTTAATGCCGAGTGAAATTATTATCGATGAAGATATGGTAGATACCAATATTATCGATATTATTAAAAATACTTTAGAATGCACCATTACCAAACGTCCAAATGTCGATTTTAATATTAAAAATGCCGATAAAACTTTATGCGACCAATTTGGGGTGAGTACATTATCTGGTTTTGGCGTTGATGAATTACCTTTAGCCAAAGCATCTGCCAGTGCCTTAATTCATTATGCTAAAGAAACGCAAAAAACTGCTTTACCGCATATTTGCTCATTGCGTGTAGAAAACAGTCAGCAATATATCGCCATTGATTATATCACTCGTAAAAATTTAGAAATTACGCAACCTTTATTTGAACATGGCACATCATTATTTAGTTTAATCAATGATTGTAAAACTGCAATGGGCGGACGTTTATTACATCGTTTTTTAATGCAACCGATGCGAGATACTGCCATTTTAGAACAACGTTTAGAAAGTATTGATATATTATTGCAAGGTTATCACGAAACACCAATTCGTTTAGTTTTACAAGAAATTAGCGATATTGAACGAGTCTTAAGTCGTGTGGCTTTAGGTTCAGCTCGTCCTCGAGATTTAGTGCAATTACGCCAAGCCTTTGCACAAATTCCATTATTACGCCACGCTTTACAACCGATTTTAAATACCCATACACAAGGATTATTAACCGAACTGACCCAGCAATTAGGCGATTTTCAACCCTTATATGAACATTTATGCCATGCGATTGTCGAATTACCGCCAGTAGTTTTACGAGATGGTAATGTCATCGCCACAGGATTTGACCCTGAATTAGATGAATTACGACAAATGAAAGATAATGCAGGTGATTTTTTAATTCAAATGGAATTAAAAGAACGCCAACGTACAGGTATTGCCAATTTAAAAATCGCTTATAATAAAGTGAGTGGTTATTTTATTGAACTGACACGTGGGCAAGCAGAAAATGCACCAAGTGATTATATTCGCCGTCAAACTTTAAAAAATGCTGAACGTTTTATTACACCAGAATTAAAAACGTTTGAAGATAAGATATTATCTGCCGATGCACGAGCATTGGCACGAGAAAAATATTTATTTGAACAGATTTTAAAACATTTACAACAGCATATTGCCGAGTTACAGCAAATGTCGAATGCGATTGCTCAACTAGACGTGTTATGTAATTTTGCTTATCAAGCTCGATTACGCCATTGGGTACGCCCAGAATATACCAGTGATATTGGCATTGAAATTATTGCAGGTCGTCATCCTGTGGTGGAAGCATTAAGTAAAACCGCTTTTGTTGCTAATGATACATTATTAAATCAACAACATCGTTTATCGATTATTACTGGTCCAAATATGGGCGGAAAATCGACTTATATGCGACAAACCGCATTGATTTGTATTTTGGCGTATTGTGGCAGTTTTGTGCCTGCTCAATCGGCAAAATTAGGCTCGATTGACCGTATTTTTACCCGTATTGGCTCGGCTGATGATTTATCGACAGGTAAATCCACATTTATGGTGGAAATGACTGAAACAGCTCAAATTTTACATCATGCAACTGCACATTCTTTAGTGTTGATGGACGAAGTCGGACGTGGTACAAGTACCTATGATGGCTTGTCATTGGCGTGGGCGTGTGTATTAGACTTATCTAAACGAATCAAATGCTTATGTCTATTTGCGACACATTATTTTGAGCTGACCGAATTGGGTAATCAAGCACATATTCAAAATCAACACGTTACCGCTGTAGAAGCCAATGGCAATTTGATTTTATTGCACAAAGTTCAAGCAGGCCCAGCCAGCCAAAGTCATGGTTTGCAAGTGGCAAAATTGGCAGGTATTCCAACCAGCGTGATTAAAGAAGCACAAAAACGCCTAAAAATTTTAGAAAAACAGCAAATCGCTACGCCACAAAATCAGCAAGCGGATTTATTTGCTGAATCAGAAGATATTATCCATCATGTTGAGCATAATACACAACAGCAGATAATGTCATCACCACAGATTGAATATATTGAAGTGGAAAAACCATCACCCATTATTAAGCAATTAAAACAGTTGAATATTGATGATTTAAGCCCACGTCAAGCGTTGGAGCAATTATATCAACTCAAAGAGTTACTGAAGGAATAA
- the thrH gene encoding bifunctional phosphoserine phosphatase/homoserine phosphotransferase ThrH, whose amino-acid sequence MEIVCLDLEGVLVPEIWINFAKKTGIKELEATTRDIPDYDVLMTQRLNILKQHNLGLPDIQAVIADMGPLPGAKEFVEWVRTHFQLIILSDTFYEFAHPLMQQLGWPTIFCHKLEVNEQGLITDYKLRQPDQKREAVKALHGLNFRVIAAGDSYNDTTMLSEADHGFLFDAPANVIAEFPQFPAIHGYDALKKAIISVSQRKIPE is encoded by the coding sequence ATGGAAATCGTTTGCTTAGATTTAGAAGGCGTATTAGTCCCTGAAATTTGGATTAATTTCGCTAAAAAAACAGGTATCAAAGAGTTAGAAGCAACAACACGTGATATTCCTGATTATGATGTATTGATGACACAACGTTTAAATATCTTAAAACAACATAACTTAGGTTTACCTGATATTCAAGCTGTGATTGCAGATATGGGACCTTTACCTGGTGCGAAGGAATTTGTTGAATGGGTGCGTACACACTTCCAACTCATTATTTTATCTGATACATTCTATGAATTTGCTCACCCACTCATGCAACAACTTGGCTGGCCAACCATTTTCTGTCATAAATTAGAAGTCAATGAACAAGGTTTAATTACTGATTATAAATTACGTCAGCCAGACCAAAAGCGTGAAGCGGTTAAAGCATTGCATGGTTTAAATTTCCGTGTAATTGCAGCAGGTGATTCATATAACGATACAACGATGTTAAGTGAAGCTGATCATGGTTTCTTATTTGATGCCCCTGCAAATGTAATTGCAGAATTCCCACAATTCCCTGCTATTCATGGTTATGATGCATTGAAAAAAGCGATTATTTCTGTTTCTCAGCGTAAGATTCCAGAATAA
- a CDS encoding MaoC family dehydratase, with the protein MKIVHFKEFPKAYQAYPNVLKSVVLGQLNKFKAKKRAQIGTQLPEVQYLVDDFQVDVNHLRKYLNICEFPDNGTVPAIYFAVLAQSLQMQMMSQEAFPFDILGLVHIANRIEQSRPIHQHEHVSLSCQFGELQPHDKGVQFAFIIAVKVDDEVVITAETTYLSRQKTAESKNKEKSHDDVPNYQPIAIWTLAEDLGRRYAMISGDFNLIHLHEKTAKLFGFKRAIAHGMWSNARALANLTLPPAYQLDVQFKLPIFLPAKVELLSEQNGQQTQVLLRQHDGNKPHMTMVIIQN; encoded by the coding sequence ATGAAAATCGTGCATTTTAAAGAATTTCCTAAAGCCTATCAGGCTTATCCCAATGTATTAAAAAGCGTGGTTTTGGGACAGCTCAATAAATTTAAGGCGAAAAAACGTGCTCAAATTGGTACGCAACTTCCTGAAGTGCAATATCTCGTTGATGATTTTCAGGTTGATGTCAATCATTTACGCAAATATTTGAATATTTGTGAATTTCCTGATAATGGAACTGTACCAGCGATTTATTTTGCGGTGTTGGCTCAAAGTTTACAAATGCAAATGATGAGTCAAGAAGCCTTCCCATTTGATATTTTGGGCTTGGTGCATATCGCTAATCGTATTGAGCAAAGTCGTCCGATTCATCAACATGAACATGTGAGCCTAAGCTGTCAATTTGGCGAACTGCAACCGCATGATAAAGGCGTGCAATTTGCCTTTATCATCGCTGTAAAAGTAGATGATGAAGTGGTTATAACAGCAGAAACCACTTATTTATCACGTCAAAAAACAGCAGAAAGTAAAAATAAAGAAAAATCTCATGATGATGTGCCGAATTATCAGCCTATTGCAATATGGACATTAGCTGAAGATTTAGGTCGCCGTTATGCAATGATTTCAGGAGATTTTAATTTAATTCATTTGCATGAAAAAACCGCAAAATTATTTGGCTTTAAACGTGCAATTGCTCATGGTATGTGGTCGAATGCTCGTGCATTGGCAAATTTAACTTTACCGCCTGCTTATCAGCTTGATGTACAGTTTAAATTACCGATATTCTTGCCTGCCAAAGTCGAATTATTAAGCGAACAAAATGGGCAACAAACGCAAGTATTACTGCGTCAGCATGATGGCAATAAACCACATATGACGATGGTCATTATTCAAAATTAA